One part of the Parabacteroides distasonis ATCC 8503 genome encodes these proteins:
- a CDS encoding reverse transcriptase, translated as MRRKGDFSGDIARKENYYKAFDHASKNKHGKKAIIKFEADLEKNLSDLLYSFENGTFVTSPYRFMTVHEPKKRLIGMLPFPDHVQHWAMLNEVEDYFTRSFSAYTYGGVKGRGPHAYMRMIRKVLRKYPERTTDYLLCDIHHFYPTVNHPVLKSQLRTRIKDNHLLRRLDEIIDSVEGDTGMFPGTKLAQFFSLVYLYLFDHDLKRCFHVGECPALVEYYTKRYIEESIATAKTEHDYEELSKGIQYLSDRFKGYLNRLDFCYRLADDVLILHEDTVFLHLVIEWIGLYYANELRIGLNPRWKIGHVTDGVDTGGYVHFPDHVRVRKRNKVALCRQIARLRKKGLPDEEIRKRASSRIGFIQHADTSNLLNKLGMETPRKRLGQVIRNKKSPWEDLPADRKMRFEDILYDTRIPEDKRGLEDDKLIELIDYKIEDSKIEKNEDGTPKKCLAIRFRWKGEERYAFTGSAVLIDQALTDFSHEDLPVDTVIKVLTNKFGKKFFRFT; from the coding sequence ATGAGGAGAAAAGGTGACTTTTCCGGGGATATAGCCCGGAAAGAAAACTATTACAAGGCTTTTGATCATGCCAGCAAGAACAAGCATGGCAAAAAGGCCATAATAAAGTTCGAGGCGGACTTGGAAAAGAACCTTTCCGATCTCCTATACTCTTTTGAAAACGGGACGTTCGTAACCTCCCCGTATCGTTTCATGACCGTCCATGAGCCGAAGAAACGTCTTATCGGGATGCTCCCTTTCCCGGATCATGTCCAGCACTGGGCGATGCTCAATGAGGTGGAGGATTATTTTACGAGATCCTTCTCCGCGTATACCTACGGAGGGGTGAAAGGACGCGGTCCCCACGCCTACATGAGGATGATCCGGAAGGTCCTGAGAAAATATCCGGAACGTACCACCGACTATCTCCTGTGCGATATCCACCACTTCTATCCGACCGTCAATCACCCTGTACTGAAAAGCCAGCTCAGGACACGTATCAAGGATAATCATTTATTGCGAAGGCTTGATGAGATCATCGATAGCGTCGAGGGGGATACCGGTATGTTTCCCGGCACGAAGCTGGCGCAGTTCTTCTCGCTTGTCTATCTTTATCTTTTCGATCACGATTTGAAGCGGTGCTTCCATGTCGGGGAATGCCCGGCTTTGGTTGAGTACTACACGAAAAGGTATATCGAGGAAAGTATCGCAACGGCCAAAACAGAACATGATTATGAGGAGTTATCCAAAGGGATCCAATATCTCTCGGACAGGTTCAAGGGATATCTGAACCGTCTGGATTTCTGCTACCGTCTCGCCGATGATGTCCTGATACTGCATGAGGACACCGTATTCTTGCACCTTGTCATCGAGTGGATCGGTCTTTATTACGCTAACGAGCTTAGGATCGGTCTTAACCCGAGATGGAAGATCGGGCACGTGACGGACGGTGTCGATACGGGGGGATACGTGCATTTCCCGGATCACGTCCGTGTCCGGAAACGTAACAAGGTGGCTCTCTGCCGCCAGATAGCGAGATTGAGAAAGAAGGGTTTGCCGGACGAGGAGATAAGGAAGAGGGCCTCTTCCCGTATAGGCTTCATTCAACACGCTGATACGAGTAATCTATTAAATAAATTAGGAATGGAAACACCAAGGAAAAGACTGGGACAGGTGATAAGGAATAAAAAAAGTCCGTGGGAGGATCTCCCGGCCGACCGGAAAATGAGATTCGAGGATATACTTTATGATACCCGGATACCGGAGGATAAACGAGGGCTGGAGGATGATAAACTCATAGAGTTGATTGATTATAAAATCGAGGATAGCAAGATCGAGAAAAACGAGGACGGCACGCCAAAGAAGTGCCTCGCCATACGTTTCCGATGGAAAGGCGAGGAGCGTTACGCTTTCACCGGTTCCGCCGTCTTGATTGATCAGGCGCTCACGGACTTCTCTCACGAGGACTTGCCGGTGGATACCGTGATAAAGGTGCTCACCAACAAGTTCGGTAAGAAATTTTTCAGGTTCACTTGA
- a CDS encoding ImmA/IrrE family metallo-endopeptidase, which translates to MMDEINIELQKVIDAAVKSSVDLQSVTSVRELYQKRKDELGLTDYQIQNLLGMDKNVLNPIIDGSAKFINVVSVIKLSHFLGVSVNDLIKIYVPEMRAEQIGDIQRAREAGYIVENFDTVTLTKIKFFKKKSSSKDMSQRIKDFFGFNTIYDYSETLVFPVFSKTKRNSNNLIRNFWVQSALTQFQQINNPNKYDRTSLIDLMPKIRPFTRDIENGLVQVAKALYKVGVTVIFQPSIEKLQIRGATFSCNKKPCIVLSDLQKNYPTLWFTLLHELHHVLYDFDEINKRVFHLSSGEGDIFLMNEERADNFATEYLLSEARLRYAIGYINSKKIIEQLAREWCVHSSIIYSIYCYKTNEWPKYQKYIPKMDDALSLLNTHPFEKETLLESVLQIKNLIYNI; encoded by the coding sequence ATGATGGATGAAATAAATATAGAACTACAAAAAGTAATAGATGCAGCGGTTAAATCTTCAGTAGATTTACAAAGTGTAACTTCTGTAAGAGAGCTGTATCAGAAAAGAAAAGATGAATTGGGGCTAACTGATTATCAAATTCAGAATTTATTAGGGATGGATAAAAATGTTCTAAACCCAATTATAGATGGCTCTGCGAAATTCATAAATGTTGTTAGTGTTATTAAACTATCTCATTTTTTAGGAGTATCAGTAAATGATCTAATTAAAATTTATGTCCCTGAAATGAGAGCGGAGCAAATTGGTGATATACAAAGGGCTCGTGAAGCTGGTTATATCGTTGAGAACTTTGATACAGTAACACTAACAAAAATAAAGTTCTTTAAGAAAAAATCCAGTTCTAAAGATATGTCTCAAAGAATAAAGGATTTTTTTGGATTTAATACAATATATGATTATTCGGAAACTCTTGTTTTTCCAGTATTTAGCAAGACAAAGAGAAATTCTAATAATTTAATCCGCAATTTTTGGGTACAATCAGCGTTAACTCAGTTTCAACAAATAAATAATCCTAACAAATATGATCGAACTTCTTTGATTGATTTGATGCCTAAAATAAGACCCTTTACGCGTGATATAGAAAATGGGTTAGTACAAGTGGCTAAGGCATTATATAAAGTAGGAGTTACTGTTATATTTCAACCTTCTATTGAGAAATTGCAAATAAGAGGGGCAACTTTCTCATGCAATAAAAAACCTTGTATAGTACTATCCGACTTGCAAAAGAACTATCCGACCTTGTGGTTTACTTTGTTACATGAGTTGCATCATGTTTTATATGATTTTGATGAGATTAATAAGAGAGTCTTTCATTTGAGTAGTGGGGAGGGAGATATTTTTTTAATGAATGAGGAACGTGCAGATAATTTTGCTACTGAATATTTGCTTAGTGAGGCGAGATTAAGATATGCCATTGGATACATAAATTCAAAAAAAATAATAGAACAGTTAGCAAGAGAATGGTGTGTTCATTCTTCTATTATATACTCTATATATTGTTATAAAACAAATGAATGGCCAAAATATCAAAAATATATACCCAAAATGGATGACGCATTAAGTTTGTTAAATACCCATCCTTTTGAAAAAGAAACGTTATTAGAATCAGTTTTACAGATTAAGAACTTAATATATAATATATAA
- a CDS encoding DUF2589 domain-containing protein translates to MAKDSTPSQIATNALQSLPFDNIIGGPLNACIEAQQLEKTAAEFMKEAGLDLDKDAKDKE, encoded by the coding sequence ATGGCAAAAGATTCTACACCCTCGCAGATTGCGACCAATGCGTTACAATCACTCCCTTTCGATAATATTATCGGAGGCCCCTTGAATGCTTGTATAGAGGCTCAACAATTAGAGAAGACTGCTGCTGAGTTCATGAAAGAGGCTGGGCTTGATCTGGATAAAGATGCGAAAGATAAAGAATAG